GGTGTTTGTGAATCGGGAAATAATGGACGCCCGGCGCTACGCCGTTGGCTTTGAGATGAGTAATCAAGCGGTCGCGTTCCGGCGTTTTGATGTGATAAATATGCCATGACGAAAAGACATCGTCGTGTTCGGGCGGCGTTTCGATCCAAGCCACGTCGTTGAAGGCTTCGTTGTAGCGCTCGGCGATGCGGCGGCGCTTGCCGTTGTTTTCTTCGAGGCGGCGCAACTGCACCCGCCCCATCGCAGCCGCCATATCGCTCAGGTGATATTTGTAGCCAAGATCGTTGACCCAATACTGCCAGGCGTAGACGCTTTCATGGGCGGTGCGCACATAGGTATCTTTTGAAATGCCCATCCAACGCAACTCGCGCAGTTTTTTCGCCCAGTCGCCGTTGTTAGTCGCGACCGCGCCGCCTTCGCCGCAGGTCAGGTTCTTCACCGCATGAAACGAAAAACAAGTCGCAGGCGAAAGCCCGCCGATTTGTTTGCCTTTATAAAACGCGCCGCAGGCATGGGCCGCGTCTTCAATGATTTTAATGTCGCGGTCGCCGATGATTTCGCGCAGGCGGTCGAGTTCGACCGGATGGCCGCCGTAATGCACTGGCATAATCGCTTTGGTATTTTTGGTGATCTTGCGTTTTACGTCGTTGGGGTTCATGCACAAGGTGTCTTCACAGACATCCGCAAACACCGGGGTCGCGCCGCA
This Candidatus Hinthialibacter antarcticus DNA region includes the following protein-coding sequences:
- a CDS encoding DegT/DnrJ/EryC1/StrS aminotransferase family protein; this translates as MNTQNAALKPIRYLAAKLKRRQPRMNAPIALGSEAVPLKNVAHIHPPYSKAKQADEQIPVFRPSITEEEIQAVTDVMRSGWLGLGPVTAEFEKELGEAFGVEHVVAVNSGTAALHLALLLLDLQPGDEVIVPTVTFISTGHVVEYCGATPVFADVCEDTLCMNPNDVKRKITKNTKAIMPVHYGGHPVELDRLREIIGDRDIKIIEDAAHACGAFYKGKQIGGLSPATCFSFHAVKNLTCGEGGAVATNNGDWAKKLRELRWMGISKDTYVRTAHESVYAWQYWVNDLGYKYHLSDMAAAMGRVQLRRLEENNGKRRRIAERYNEAFNDVAWIETPPEHDDVFSSWHIYHIKTPERDRLITHLKANGVAPGVHYFPIHKHPYYAGRGARCPIAEEIWKRILSLPMFPDMTDEQVEYVIHTVLTFNEKA